One window of Saimiri boliviensis isolate mSaiBol1 chromosome 4, mSaiBol1.pri, whole genome shotgun sequence genomic DNA carries:
- the LOC141584417 gene encoding histone H4, producing the protein MSGRGKGGKGLGKGGAKRHRKVLRDNIQGITKPAIRRLARRGGVKRISGLIYEETRGVLKVFLENVIRDAVTYTEHAKRKTVTAMDVVYALKRQGRTLYGFGG; encoded by the coding sequence ATGTCTGGCAGAGGGAAAGGAGGCAAAGGCTTGGGGAAGGGCGGCGCCAAGCGCCACCGGAAAGTGCTGCGTGACAACATCCAGGGCATCACCAAGCCCGCCATCCGGCGCCTGGCCCGACGCGGCGGCGTGAAACGTATCTCCGGCCTCATCTACGAGGAGACCCGCGGGGTGCTCAAGGTGTTCCTGGAGAACGTGATCCGGGACGCCGTGACCTACACGGAGCACGCCAAGCGCAAGACGGTCACCGCCATGGACGTGGTGTACGCGCTCAAGCGCCAGGGCCGCACCCTCTACGGCTTCGGCGGCTGA